The Streptomyces spororaveus genome includes a region encoding these proteins:
- a CDS encoding thioesterase II family protein, with protein MASPHVPWWPLLRLREAPAPRARLLVFPHSGAGPNTLFPLVEPLPGHVEVLGLSLPGRERRFGEPPGCRLDQVLDSVADEVLGRDPLPTVVFGHSLGALLATRAARLLGPHCRAAVVSGQVPGRTPRRAHAATTDQDAVRLLRDGGGTPEWVLHDPDMLAHVTRVLRADLELGREAAAGFADVRLDVPLHVLGGTADPLVPHEPLDGWAGHTTGACQVHRFDGDHFFLLAAEHRPTVVDVLRRALAED; from the coding sequence ATGGCATCCCCGCACGTGCCGTGGTGGCCGCTGCTGCGGCTGCGCGAGGCACCCGCGCCCCGGGCGCGGCTCCTGGTGTTCCCGCATTCCGGGGCGGGCCCCAACACCCTGTTCCCCCTGGTCGAGCCGCTGCCCGGCCATGTGGAGGTGCTGGGGCTCTCGCTGCCCGGGCGGGAGCGCCGGTTCGGCGAGCCGCCCGGCTGCCGGCTCGACCAGGTCCTGGACTCCGTGGCCGACGAGGTGCTCGGCCGTGACCCGCTGCCCACGGTGGTCTTCGGGCACAGCCTCGGCGCGCTCCTCGCCACCCGCGCCGCGCGCCTGCTCGGCCCGCACTGCCGGGCCGCCGTCGTCAGCGGGCAGGTCCCCGGCCGGACCCCGCGCCGGGCCCATGCGGCCACCACCGACCAGGACGCCGTCCGGCTGCTGCGGGACGGCGGGGGCACGCCGGAGTGGGTGCTGCACGACCCGGACATGCTGGCGCACGTGACGCGGGTGCTGCGGGCGGACCTCGAACTCGGCCGGGAGGCCGCGGCGGGGTTCGCGGACGTACGGCTCGACGTGCCCCTGCACGTGCTGGGCGGCACGGCGGACCCCCTGGTCCCGCACGAGCCGCTGGACGGCTGGGCCGGCCACACGACCGGGGCGTGCCAGGTGCACCGGTTCGACGGCGACCACTTCTTCCTGCTGGCCGCCGAGCACCGCCCCACGGTCGTGGACGTACTGCGCCGGGCGCTCGCGGAGGACTGA
- a CDS encoding MFS transporter: protein MSKTAASLAPAADPSRWKALVFIALAQLMVVLDATIVNIALPSAQTDLGISDANRQWVITAYALAFGGLLLFGGRIADKWGRKNAFIVGLIGFALASALGGAANGQAMMLGARALQGAFGALLAPAALSLLAVMFTDAKERAKAFGIYGAIAGGGGAVGLILGGFLTEYLNWRWTFFVNIPFAIVAAAGAWMVIREPAGSRNRAPLDIPGVVLSTTGLVALVYGFTRAESAGWSNAVTVAMFAASAVLLAAFVLVESKVKSPLLPLRVLLERNRGGVYLSLGLAVISMFGLFLFLTYYLQVVKGFSPVKTGFAFLPMIAGMITGSTQIGARLMTRVPPRLLMGPGFLVAGLGMLLLTQLEVGSSYPALILPAQLLLGLGMGTAFMPAMSLATHGVNPADAGVASAMVNTSQQVGGAIGTALLNTIAASATTAYLADHAAEAAAGGPAGQLIQAQAMVEGYASAIWWAVGILIASSVIALTLINTGRPGAGGPVASGSGEEAELKVPVIAH, encoded by the coding sequence ATGTCAAAAACCGCCGCGAGTCTCGCGCCGGCCGCCGATCCCAGCCGCTGGAAGGCACTCGTCTTCATAGCCCTGGCGCAGCTGATGGTCGTCCTCGACGCGACCATCGTGAACATCGCCCTCCCCTCCGCCCAGACCGACCTCGGCATCTCGGACGCCAACCGCCAGTGGGTCATCACCGCGTACGCGCTGGCCTTCGGCGGACTGCTCCTCTTCGGCGGCCGCATCGCCGACAAGTGGGGCCGTAAGAACGCCTTCATCGTCGGCCTCATCGGCTTCGCCCTGGCCTCCGCGCTCGGCGGCGCCGCGAACGGCCAGGCCATGATGCTCGGCGCCCGCGCCCTCCAGGGTGCCTTCGGCGCGCTGCTCGCCCCGGCGGCCCTGTCGCTGCTCGCCGTTATGTTCACCGACGCCAAGGAGCGCGCCAAGGCCTTCGGCATCTACGGAGCCATCGCGGGTGGCGGCGGCGCCGTCGGCCTGATCCTCGGCGGCTTCCTGACCGAGTACCTCAACTGGCGCTGGACCTTCTTCGTCAACATCCCCTTCGCGATCGTCGCGGCCGCGGGTGCCTGGATGGTCATCCGCGAGCCCGCCGGGTCCCGCAACCGCGCGCCGCTCGACATCCCGGGCGTGGTCCTGTCCACCACCGGTCTCGTGGCCCTCGTGTACGGCTTCACCCGCGCCGAGTCGGCCGGCTGGTCGAACGCGGTCACCGTGGCCATGTTCGCCGCCTCGGCGGTCCTGCTGGCGGCGTTCGTCCTCGTCGAGTCCAAGGTGAAGTCCCCGCTGCTGCCGCTGCGTGTCCTGCTGGAGCGCAACCGCGGCGGCGTCTACCTCTCGCTCGGCCTCGCCGTCATCTCGATGTTCGGCCTGTTTCTCTTCCTCACCTACTACCTGCAGGTCGTGAAGGGCTTCTCGCCCGTCAAGACCGGCTTCGCCTTCCTGCCGATGATCGCGGGCATGATCACGGGCTCCACCCAGATCGGCGCCCGGCTGATGACCCGCGTCCCGCCGCGCCTGCTGATGGGCCCGGGCTTCCTGGTCGCCGGACTCGGCATGCTGCTGCTGACCCAGCTGGAGGTCGGGTCCTCGTACCCGGCGCTGATCCTGCCGGCGCAGCTGCTGCTCGGCCTCGGCATGGGTACGGCGTTCATGCCGGCGATGTCCCTGGCCACGCACGGGGTGAACCCGGCCGACGCCGGTGTCGCCTCCGCCATGGTCAACACCTCGCAGCAGGTCGGCGGCGCCATCGGCACCGCACTGCTGAACACCATCGCCGCCTCGGCGACCACCGCCTACCTGGCCGACCACGCGGCCGAGGCCGCGGCGGGCGGCCCGGCCGGGCAGCTGATCCAGGCCCAGGCCATGGTCGAGGGCTACGCGTCCGCCATCTGGTGGGCGGTCGGCATCCTGATCGCCAGCTCGGTCATCGCGCTGACGCTGATCAACACCGGCCGTCCGGGCGCCGGCGGCCCCGTGGCCTCCGGTTCCGGCGAGGAGGCCGAGCTCAAGGTCCCGGTGATCGCCCACTGA
- a CDS encoding ABC transporter permease — protein sequence MLKTALRNVLAHKARLLMTVLAVTLGVAFVSGTLVFADSSTAAHRAALSKDYADIAVTVTPKDPPPGAASAAGPAGSAGDAGSAGSAGDEHATVLDDVLARKLAALPGVAAVRPSADGLATLNAADGSPLRTGRTWAHRAAAYVPGADGKDGRHPLTEGRAPRGGDEIAVDSGTAAAGRFRIGAEITLATDGPAMKKRLVGIVTTRDTRVTAGGTLALFDMATAQQLFASPGRYTSIDLSAAPGSGEAELSRRVAALLPADRAEATTGTAQAAQQAVLVDTLTRGNEKLSLVFAGVALFIGSFLIVNTFTMLVARRTREIALLRAIGATRRQVVRSLLWEAVLLGLAASALGFVLGLGIASVLPRILGTAGESLPRGPLVIGPLPVMAALAVGVGITVLAAWLPSRKAARIAPVEAMRVAEQPPTAAASRARGAAGALLLALGAGLLLSLAGAKDASEENLRSAMSGCALLVVAVIVLAPLLAVPVIRLGGRLTGRLGIAGHLAHRNALRDPRRTAATASALMVSTALVAGLSVIGHSTGQALDRRAAAGLGADYVISTHTASAGIDPAAVQRVTAAPGVRTATAVADSTLFIGGGVREISGVDPAAAPSVMKLDFVSGSLKDLGPGRIALSRTLARENGVSTGGRIDARIGGPGQDLAPYTVVGVYEDNPTAREALGARTEVQRNSLTPGSVQRVLVRTGGGAHDGATEDRLRTATGENPLLKIQSRKELVREAAGSLSTLLTLTYGLLVIGGVIAALGIMNTLAMSVSDRTREIGVLRAIGMDRAGIRRMIRLESLTVAAFGTLLGLTTGLFGAWTVGALTNGALKGYALALPWDTLLLVCVISLATGVVAAALPARHASALGPLEAVAEI from the coding sequence ATGCTGAAAACAGCCCTGCGCAACGTCCTGGCGCACAAGGCCCGACTGCTGATGACGGTGCTCGCCGTCACCCTCGGCGTCGCCTTCGTCTCCGGCACCCTCGTCTTCGCGGACTCCTCCACGGCCGCCCACCGGGCCGCTCTGTCGAAGGACTACGCCGACATCGCGGTCACCGTGACCCCGAAGGACCCCCCGCCCGGCGCGGCTTCGGCAGCCGGGCCCGCCGGGTCCGCCGGGGACGCCGGGTCCGCCGGGTCCGCCGGGGACGAGCACGCCACCGTGCTCGACGACGTCCTCGCCCGCAAACTGGCCGCACTGCCCGGCGTCGCCGCCGTACGGCCGTCCGCCGACGGCCTGGCCACCCTGAACGCCGCGGACGGCAGCCCGCTGCGCACCGGCAGGACCTGGGCGCACCGGGCGGCCGCCTACGTCCCCGGCGCCGACGGCAAGGACGGCCGCCACCCGCTGACCGAGGGCCGCGCACCCCGGGGCGGCGATGAGATCGCCGTGGACAGCGGCACCGCCGCCGCCGGCCGGTTCCGTATCGGCGCCGAGATCACCCTGGCCACGGACGGCCCGGCCATGAAGAAGCGGCTCGTCGGCATCGTCACCACCCGGGACACCCGGGTGACGGCCGGCGGCACCCTCGCCCTGTTCGACATGGCCACCGCGCAGCAGTTGTTCGCCTCCCCGGGCCGCTACACCTCGATCGACCTGTCCGCCGCCCCCGGCAGCGGCGAGGCCGAACTCTCCCGCCGGGTCGCCGCACTGCTCCCCGCCGACCGGGCCGAGGCCACCACCGGCACCGCCCAGGCCGCCCAGCAGGCCGTCCTCGTCGACACGCTCACCCGCGGCAACGAGAAGCTGTCGCTGGTCTTCGCCGGAGTCGCCCTCTTCATCGGGTCGTTCCTCATCGTCAACACCTTCACCATGCTCGTCGCCCGGCGCACCCGTGAGATCGCGCTGCTGCGCGCGATCGGTGCCACGCGCCGCCAGGTCGTCCGCTCCCTGCTGTGGGAGGCCGTCCTCCTGGGCCTGGCCGCCTCGGCCCTCGGTTTCGTCCTCGGCCTCGGGATCGCCTCCGTACTGCCACGGATCCTGGGCACCGCCGGGGAGTCGCTGCCCCGCGGCCCCCTGGTGATCGGCCCGCTCCCCGTCATGGCCGCGCTCGCCGTCGGGGTGGGCATCACCGTGCTCGCCGCGTGGCTGCCGTCCCGCAAGGCCGCGCGCATCGCTCCGGTCGAGGCCATGCGCGTGGCCGAACAGCCGCCCACCGCCGCCGCCTCCCGGGCCCGCGGTGCGGCCGGGGCCCTCCTGCTCGCCCTCGGCGCCGGACTGCTGCTGTCGCTCGCGGGGGCGAAGGACGCCTCCGAGGAGAACCTGCGGAGCGCGATGTCCGGCTGCGCCCTCCTGGTCGTCGCCGTGATCGTGCTGGCGCCGCTCCTCGCCGTCCCCGTGATCCGGCTCGGCGGACGGCTGACCGGCCGCCTCGGGATCGCCGGCCACCTCGCCCACCGCAACGCGCTGCGCGACCCGCGGCGCACCGCCGCCACCGCCTCCGCCCTGATGGTCAGCACGGCCCTGGTCGCCGGGCTCTCCGTCATCGGCCATTCCACCGGACAGGCCCTCGACCGCCGGGCCGCGGCCGGCCTCGGCGCCGACTACGTGATCAGCACCCACACCGCCTCGGCCGGCATCGACCCGGCCGCCGTGCAACGGGTGACCGCCGCCCCCGGGGTTCGGACGGCGACCGCCGTCGCCGACTCCACCCTCTTCATCGGTGGTGGCGTCCGCGAGATCTCCGGGGTCGATCCGGCCGCCGCCCCGTCCGTGATGAAGCTGGACTTCGTCAGCGGCTCCCTCAAGGACCTCGGACCGGGCCGCATCGCCCTCTCGCGCACCCTCGCCCGGGAGAACGGCGTGAGCACCGGCGGCCGGATCGACGCCCGGATCGGCGGGCCCGGCCAGGACCTCGCCCCGTACACGGTCGTCGGGGTCTACGAGGACAACCCCACCGCCCGCGAAGCGCTGGGCGCCCGCACCGAGGTCCAGCGGAACAGCCTCACCCCCGGCTCCGTCCAGCGCGTCCTCGTCCGCACCGGGGGCGGCGCCCACGACGGGGCCACCGAGGACCGGCTGCGTACCGCCACCGGCGAGAACCCGCTCCTGAAGATCCAGAGCCGGAAGGAACTCGTCCGGGAGGCCGCCGGTTCCCTGAGCACCCTGCTGACCCTGACCTACGGACTGCTCGTCATCGGCGGTGTGATCGCGGCCCTCGGCATCATGAACACCCTCGCCATGTCGGTCTCGGACCGGACCCGCGAGATCGGCGTCCTGCGCGCCATCGGCATGGACCGCGCAGGCATCCGCCGGATGATCCGCCTCGAATCCCTGACGGTGGCCGCCTTCGGCACCCTGCTGGGACTGACGACCGGCCTGTTCGGGGCCTGGACGGTCGGCGCGCTGACCAACGGCGCGCTGAAGGGCTACGCGTTGGCCCTCCCTTGGGACACGCTGCTTCTCGTCTGCGTGATCTCCCTCGCCACGGGCGTGGTGGCGGCCGCGCTCCCGGCCCGCCACGCGTCGGCCCTCGGCCCCCTGGAGGCCGTGGCCGAGATCTAG
- a CDS encoding TetR/AcrR family transcriptional regulator, with protein MKSSTSIAPAARPAPAVTVDPTPAPTPTSTPAPAATAVPRPRADAVRNRERILAAAREAFVESGSGAPFDEVARRAGIGNATLYRHFPDRPTLVHHVVLFTMGRVTASAEASLAEEPDAFAALCRFTHAAADERIGALCPMLADGFDGEHPELLAARTALEEAVVTLLTAGQDAGLVRTDIGAGDLMVALSQLSRPLPGTGCLDTDRFAHRHLQLFLDGLRAPAHSELPGSAATLDDLRQKTM; from the coding sequence ATGAAGAGCTCCACCAGCATCGCCCCGGCGGCCCGGCCCGCCCCCGCGGTCACCGTGGACCCGACCCCGGCGCCGACCCCGACCTCGACCCCGGCGCCCGCGGCGACGGCCGTCCCGCGGCCGCGCGCCGACGCCGTGCGCAACCGCGAGCGGATTCTGGCGGCGGCCCGCGAGGCCTTCGTCGAATCCGGCTCGGGGGCCCCCTTCGACGAGGTGGCCCGTCGGGCCGGCATCGGCAATGCCACGCTCTACCGGCACTTCCCCGACCGCCCCACCCTCGTCCACCACGTCGTTCTCTTCACGATGGGCCGGGTGACGGCCTCGGCCGAGGCCTCCCTCGCCGAGGAGCCCGACGCCTTCGCCGCCCTGTGCCGGTTCACGCACGCCGCCGCCGACGAGCGGATCGGCGCCCTGTGCCCGATGCTCGCCGACGGCTTCGACGGCGAGCACCCCGAACTCCTCGCGGCGCGCACCGCGTTGGAGGAGGCCGTCGTCACCCTGCTGACCGCGGGCCAGGACGCCGGACTGGTCCGCACGGACATCGGCGCCGGTGATCTGATGGTGGCCCTCTCCCAGCTCAGTCGCCCCCTCCCGGGTACCGGCTGCCTGGACACCGACCGCTTCGCCCACCGTCATCTCCAGCTCTTCCTCGACGGGTTGCGAGCCCCGGCCCACTCCGAACTCCCCGGTTCGGCGGCCACGTTGGACGACCTGCGGCAGAAAACCATGTGA
- a CDS encoding M6 family metalloprotease domain-containing protein — translation MPQTRHRIRRPCRTSAYIGLTALALGVTTTASTGISGRGNSAAGAVATTVESALAPCRIAGTMGVQMSEGMPTPPGYSRSTGEIRALNLMIDFPDAKGEGTAADRMAEFFPQTAEWFRTSSYGRLAYRAEAPIKGWLRMPMPFAAYGIERGSAYEPGYRQLVEHIAKAADPEVDFARYDLINILVTPNAGPSALDTVLSVTFSGNGEAPVADGVPLANTSFVYSRQDDGSGTYRETGYRVLPHENGHVFGLPDLYTSDGGSTVGHWDIMSEDWGANNDLMGWHKWKLGWLDSTQISCAAKSGTSDHTLAPLGTRGGTKLAFIPLSESAGYAVEVRTRAGNDEAVCKPGVLIYKVDSDVDTGHGPITVSDSASTSGGCTRRPNVHAELSDAPFRPGETFTDEKAGISVSVVGELRNGSYQVRIIRP, via the coding sequence ATGCCGCAGACCCGCCACCGGATACGCAGACCATGCCGCACCAGCGCGTACATCGGCCTGACCGCGCTGGCCCTCGGCGTCACGACGACGGCGAGCACGGGCATATCCGGTCGCGGCAACTCGGCGGCCGGAGCGGTGGCCACGACCGTCGAGTCGGCTCTCGCGCCCTGCCGGATCGCGGGGACCATGGGGGTGCAGATGTCCGAGGGGATGCCGACCCCGCCCGGGTACTCGCGCTCGACCGGCGAGATCCGGGCCCTGAACCTGATGATCGACTTCCCCGACGCCAAGGGCGAGGGCACGGCGGCGGACCGGATGGCGGAGTTCTTCCCCCAGACGGCCGAATGGTTCCGCACCAGTTCCTACGGCCGGCTGGCCTACCGGGCCGAGGCTCCGATAAAGGGCTGGCTGCGGATGCCGATGCCCTTCGCCGCGTACGGGATCGAGCGCGGGTCCGCGTACGAGCCGGGCTACCGGCAGCTCGTCGAGCACATAGCGAAGGCCGCCGATCCCGAGGTGGACTTCGCCCGGTACGACCTGATCAACATCCTGGTCACGCCGAACGCCGGGCCGTCCGCCCTGGACACCGTCCTGTCGGTGACCTTCTCGGGCAACGGTGAGGCGCCGGTCGCCGACGGGGTGCCGCTGGCCAACACGTCCTTCGTCTACAGCCGGCAGGACGACGGCTCCGGCACCTACCGGGAGACCGGTTACCGGGTGCTCCCCCACGAGAACGGGCACGTCTTCGGACTGCCCGACCTCTACACCTCCGACGGCGGGAGCACGGTCGGGCACTGGGACATCATGAGCGAGGACTGGGGTGCCAATAACGACCTCATGGGCTGGCACAAGTGGAAGCTGGGATGGCTGGACAGCACGCAGATCAGCTGCGCGGCCAAGTCCGGCACCAGCGACCACACCCTGGCCCCGCTGGGGACACGGGGCGGCACCAAGCTGGCCTTCATCCCGCTGTCGGAGAGCGCCGGGTACGCGGTGGAGGTGCGCACCCGGGCCGGGAACGACGAGGCCGTCTGCAAGCCGGGCGTCCTCATCTACAAGGTGGACTCCGACGTGGACACCGGGCACGGCCCGATCACCGTGTCGGACAGCGCGAGCACGAGCGGCGGCTGCACCCGGCGGCCCAATGTGCACGCGGAGCTCTCGGACGCGCCGTTCCGGCCGGGCGAGACCTTCACCGACGAGAAGGCGGGCATCAGCGTGTCCGTGGTGGGTGAACTGCGCAACGGCAGTTACCAGGTCCGCATCATCCGGCCCTGA
- a CDS encoding sensor histidine kinase — protein sequence MPLRWKIAALAAATASLVALAVGVLVHLWTAMDIRDRAEMEATNTVYSAMDVYRRTGTLPGGAELDPADLPRALRHPADGDRRVAYDGRVEGNLGPSVWGTQRVGGPGSPVLAVRINMSPQLYDLRRLDASVAVASLVSLAAALPLAVYGAGLVARRLRRVAGTAARISAGDLDARTGPALGRARGRDEVTDIAATVDLMADSLGRRLRVERQFTADVAHELRTPVGGLLAATDLLPPGETEDLLRARVRDLRALVEDLLEISRLDAGAEAPVRVRVPLAAVVAEAVARTGLDTEVTVTGAPHGPHGSPASAGETGETTETVETDPRRLERIVGNLVVNAHRHGRTPVRVTVEGRTVVVRDHGPGFPADLLLDGPRRFRTGAAERGAGHGLGLTIALGQARVLGAELRLDNAPDGGAVATLRLPH from the coding sequence GTGCCCCTGCGCTGGAAGATCGCCGCGCTGGCGGCGGCCACGGCCTCCCTGGTCGCCCTGGCGGTGGGCGTCCTCGTCCACCTGTGGACCGCGATGGACATCCGCGACCGGGCCGAGATGGAAGCCACCAACACGGTGTACTCCGCCATGGACGTCTACCGGCGCACCGGAACGCTGCCGGGCGGCGCCGAGCTCGATCCGGCCGACCTGCCCCGCGCACTGCGCCACCCGGCCGACGGCGACCGGCGGGTGGCCTACGACGGGCGCGTCGAGGGGAACCTCGGGCCGAGCGTCTGGGGCACCCAGCGGGTCGGCGGCCCGGGCAGCCCGGTGCTGGCCGTCCGGATCAACATGAGCCCGCAGCTGTACGACCTGCGCCGCCTCGACGCGAGCGTGGCGGTGGCCTCCCTCGTCTCGCTCGCGGCGGCGCTGCCCCTGGCGGTCTACGGGGCCGGGCTGGTCGCCCGCCGCCTGCGCCGGGTCGCCGGGACCGCGGCCCGGATCTCCGCCGGGGACCTCGACGCCCGTACCGGCCCCGCACTGGGTCGGGCCAGGGGCCGCGACGAGGTGACCGACATCGCCGCCACCGTCGACCTCATGGCCGACAGCCTCGGCCGACGGCTGCGCGTGGAGCGTCAGTTCACGGCGGACGTGGCCCACGAGCTGCGCACCCCGGTCGGCGGTCTGCTGGCCGCCACCGACCTGCTGCCGCCCGGCGAGACGGAGGACCTGCTCCGGGCCCGCGTACGGGATCTGCGCGCCCTCGTCGAGGACCTGCTGGAGATCTCCCGGCTGGACGCGGGCGCGGAGGCGCCGGTACGCGTCCGGGTCCCGCTCGCCGCGGTGGTCGCCGAGGCGGTGGCCCGCACCGGCCTCGACACGGAGGTCACCGTCACCGGGGCGCCGCACGGGCCGCACGGGTCGCCGGCATCGGCCGGGGAGACCGGGGAGACTACGGAGACCGTGGAGACCGATCCGCGCCGTCTGGAGCGGATCGTCGGCAACCTCGTCGTCAACGCGCACCGGCACGGCCGCACCCCGGTGCGGGTCACCGTCGAGGGCCGGACCGTCGTCGTCCGCGACCACGGCCCCGGTTTCCCCGCCGACCTGCTGCTCGACGGCCCGCGCCGCTTCCGTACGGGCGCCGCGGAGCGGGGCGCGGGACACGGCCTCGGCCTGACCATCGCCCTGGGCCAGGCCCGCGTGCTCGGTGCCGAACTGCGCCTGGACAACGCCCCGGACGGCGGCGCGGTCGCCACCCTGCGGCTCCCGCACTGA
- a CDS encoding beta-ketoacyl-ACP synthase III, which yields MSGSRVLSFGHYQPSKVLTNAELEQMVDTTDAWIQSRVGIRTRRVAAEDESVADMAAKAAEHALANAGLTGADIDFVVVATCTALDRSPNTAARVAAAVGAQAPAALDVNTACSGFPHAMALADQSIRTGSATKALVIGVEKLTDFADWTDRTTCVLIGDGAGAAVVVASEEPEISPVVWGSVPEMGRAVRIEAPSNTFAQEGQSVYRWATTALPRVALQVCERAGVKPEELGGVVLHQANLRIIEPLARKIGAVNAVIAKDVVDSGNTSAASIPLALSKLIERGEIEKGSPVLLFAFGGGLSYAGQIINCP from the coding sequence ATGAGCGGATCGCGTGTCCTTTCCTTCGGGCACTATCAGCCGTCAAAAGTCTTGACCAATGCCGAACTTGAGCAAATGGTCGACACCACCGACGCATGGATTCAGAGCCGGGTCGGGATCAGGACGCGCCGGGTGGCGGCCGAGGACGAGTCGGTCGCGGACATGGCTGCGAAGGCCGCCGAGCACGCCCTGGCCAACGCCGGACTCACCGGTGCGGACATCGACTTCGTCGTCGTGGCCACCTGTACGGCGCTCGACCGCTCGCCCAACACGGCGGCCCGGGTGGCGGCCGCGGTCGGAGCGCAGGCTCCCGCCGCCCTCGACGTGAACACGGCCTGCTCCGGCTTCCCGCACGCCATGGCCCTGGCCGACCAGAGCATACGGACGGGCTCCGCCACGAAGGCCCTGGTCATCGGCGTGGAGAAGCTCACCGACTTCGCCGACTGGACCGACCGCACCACCTGTGTGCTCATCGGTGACGGCGCGGGCGCGGCCGTCGTCGTCGCCTCCGAGGAGCCGGAGATCAGCCCGGTCGTGTGGGGGTCCGTACCCGAGATGGGCCGGGCCGTACGCATCGAGGCGCCCTCCAACACCTTCGCCCAGGAAGGGCAGTCGGTCTACCGCTGGGCCACCACGGCGCTCCCGCGGGTCGCCCTCCAGGTCTGCGAGCGGGCCGGCGTGAAGCCCGAGGAACTGGGCGGTGTCGTCCTGCACCAGGCCAACCTGCGGATCATCGAACCCCTGGCGCGCAAGATCGGGGCGGTCAACGCCGTCATCGCCAAGGACGTCGTCGACTCGGGCAACACCTCGGCCGCGAGCATCCCGCTGGCCCTGTCCAAACTCATCGAGCGGGGTGAGATCGAGAAGGGATCGCCCGTGCTGCTCTTCGCGTTCGGCGGGGGCCTGTCCTACGCCGGCCAGATCATCAACTGCCCGTGA
- the cseB gene encoding two-component system response regulator CseB — MPERRSARPVRTGVPPVPSPAPAPESPPPVRVLLVEDDELMRRSFGVALGRYGYRVTAAADGLTGLEHFRDDDGFDLLILDVMLPGLDGIGLCRRVRETSLVPVLMMSARGDGLDVVAGLEAGADDYVVKPVDTYVLVARIRSLLRRAAYAPAPGTATAAGQDGVLVFGDLTIDTGGMEVFLSGSPVALTPTELKLLLEFAAHPGIVLERHTLLRNVWEYGWDGDSRVVDLAVQRLRKKLGRERIETVRGFGYKLRR, encoded by the coding sequence ATGCCGGAACGGCGCTCCGCCCGGCCCGTACGAACAGGAGTCCCGCCCGTGCCCTCGCCCGCCCCGGCCCCGGAATCCCCGCCGCCGGTCCGCGTGCTGCTGGTCGAGGACGACGAGCTGATGCGCCGGTCCTTCGGCGTCGCCCTCGGGCGCTACGGCTACCGGGTCACGGCCGCGGCCGACGGACTGACCGGGCTGGAGCACTTCCGCGACGACGACGGCTTCGACCTGCTGATCCTGGACGTGATGCTGCCCGGCCTCGACGGGATCGGGCTGTGCCGCCGGGTCCGCGAGACCAGCCTGGTACCGGTGCTGATGATGTCCGCCCGCGGCGACGGCCTCGATGTCGTCGCCGGCCTGGAGGCCGGCGCCGACGACTACGTGGTCAAGCCCGTGGACACGTACGTACTCGTGGCCCGCATCCGTTCGCTGCTGCGGCGGGCGGCCTACGCACCCGCCCCGGGCACCGCGACCGCCGCCGGCCAGGACGGCGTACTGGTCTTCGGGGACCTCACCATCGACACCGGCGGGATGGAGGTGTTCCTCTCGGGAAGCCCCGTGGCGCTCACCCCGACCGAGCTGAAACTCCTGCTGGAGTTCGCCGCCCACCCGGGCATCGTGCTGGAACGGCACACCCTGCTGCGCAACGTCTGGGAGTACGGCTGGGACGGTGACAGCCGCGTCGTGGACCTGGCCGTACAGCGGCTGCGCAAGAAACTGGGCCGGGAGCGGATCGAGACGGTCCGCGGCTTCGGCTACAAGCTCAGGCGCTGA
- a CDS encoding ABC transporter ATP-binding protein has protein sequence MPGIAASTTDLSKVYGSGDTRVVALEGVSVSFREAEFTAIMGPSGCGKSTLMHCAAGLDSASSGSVRIGTTELGPLGDRQLTELRRDRVGFIFQAFNLLPTLTALENITLPLSIAGRRPDRQWLDRVVSMVGLGERLDHRPGQLSGGQQQRVAVARALVTRPAIVFGDEPTGNLDSRAGAEVLGFLRDSVRELGQTVVMVTHDPVAAGFADRVVFLSDGRLVDEMVHPTPDRVLDRMKQFDTRARTS, from the coding sequence ATGCCCGGTATCGCGGCCTCCACCACCGACCTGTCGAAGGTCTACGGCAGTGGCGACACCCGCGTGGTGGCCCTGGAGGGAGTCAGCGTCTCCTTCCGGGAGGCCGAGTTCACCGCGATCATGGGTCCCTCCGGCTGCGGCAAGTCCACCCTGATGCACTGCGCCGCCGGCCTCGACTCCGCCAGTTCCGGCTCCGTCCGCATCGGCACCACCGAACTGGGCCCGCTGGGCGACCGGCAGCTCACCGAGCTGCGCCGGGACCGGGTCGGCTTCATCTTCCAGGCGTTCAACCTGCTGCCCACCCTGACCGCGCTGGAGAACATCACCCTGCCCCTGTCCATCGCCGGGCGCCGCCCCGACCGGCAGTGGCTGGACCGCGTGGTGTCCATGGTCGGCCTCGGCGAGCGGCTGGACCACCGGCCCGGACAGCTCTCCGGCGGGCAGCAGCAGCGCGTCGCCGTGGCCCGGGCCCTGGTCACCCGGCCCGCGATCGTCTTCGGCGACGAGCCCACCGGCAATCTCGACTCCCGCGCCGGGGCCGAGGTCCTCGGCTTCCTGCGCGACTCCGTGCGCGAACTGGGCCAGACCGTGGTCATGGTGACCCACGACCCGGTCGCCGCCGGTTTCGCCGACCGCGTCGTCTTCCTCTCGGACGGCCGGCTGGTCGACGAGATGGTGCACCCCACCCCGGACCGGGTGCTGGACCGGATGAAGCAGTTCGACACCCGCGCACGCACGAGCTGA